The nucleotide sequence AAGGTACTTAAAATTTAAGATCATACTGGGGCTCGTGCGTTAAAAATACATTAAGGCTTACGATAAATATAGTTCTTTTTATAATATAAAGAGTATTTGGTGGCAATGTAAAAAATATTAAAGACTCAATTATAAAGAAAGCTCAATTTAAATAGCAAAAATAAAGCCTACTAATTTTAAGCTCAAATATAAAACTAGCAAACAAGCTATCTTTTTGTATTTAGTTTTTGCCTATCATATCAAGCTTAGCTTTGCAAGCATCTTTATACGGGCTTACAAAATTTGAGTCAGAGCACTCATTTAAATAAGGCCTAGCCAACTTAAACTGCTTTTGCCTTATATAAATTTCGCTTATCAAATTTAAAGCATGTAAGCGATCTTCTGGCTCAAGCTTCATGTTCAGTATAAATTTCGCCTCATCAAGTGCCTCACCTAGGTTATCTGTCTTTAGTGAAGCTTCCGAGTAGTTAAAATTTATCTTTGGTGAAAATGTATTTATCTTGGCTTTTGTTTGTAGCTCAAGAGCTTTTTTGGCATACGTTGTGGCGATAGCGTAGTCATTACTTTTCATCGCATAGTCACTTATAGCTGTATATGCTTCGATAATCTTAAAGTCTTGGCCTCTTAGTTGCTCGATAGCACTAATGGTTGAGATCGCCTCCGTAAAGCGTTTTAATGCAAGCAATGAGTAAAACCTGTCAAAAAGAGATGGTGTTGGATCTGAGTATTCGACTGATGAGCCAAGTGAAAGCGCGTCATTTGCAGCAATAATCGCATGCTCGTAGTCTTTATTTTTATATAAAATTTTGCTCAAATTTACAAGCCATTCGACTCTATCTTCTAAATTTTCATCTTTTGCATGAGCTTTTGCGAGCTCAAGTGCATCGTTGTAGCGGGCCGTTCTGTAATAGCAGTTAAAGAGCTTAAATTGCGGTAATGAGATTTTATTTATATCGTAGTTTTCAAGTAAATTTATAACAGCTGTACAATCATCTTTTATAAAATACTCTTTTGTAAGCTCTAGCGCAGCCTCATTTATCAGCTCCATTGCCCTGCTTAAATTTCCATCTTTTGCCATGGTTTTGTAAGATAGTGCATCGGAGAATTTACGCTCTTTAATATCCAGCTCAAGCTCGCTTATTAGAGCCTTTTGACTAATATTTGTCCCAGCATATTTTTCAATTAGCTCTTTATATCTAGCATGAAGTGCAGTAGCATTTTTATCCTTTTCTTCAAAAAACAACCCATCTTTTGCTTTAGTCACCTCATCGATATAATCACCATATTTAAACTCTGTCTCATATCTATTTAAGTATTCGTATGCTTTTTTCTCATCTTTTGTTTTGGCTAGATTGAGTGCTAAATTTTTTAAAGCAACTTCATAAAAATCTTTCGTTCTATCGCTATTATTTATCAAGATTTCATAAATTTTAGCAGCCACATCAGGCATATCTTTACTTGCAAATGTAGTTGCAAGATTCATCGACTTCGTTGGGTTATTCATAAAAAATTTTTCATTCGCATTTGCGATTTTTAGTATAAATTTCTTTGCTTCATCAAATTTTTCTTTATCGATATTTGCATCAGCTAGGCTTAGTGCTGTTCTACTTGCAAGGTCGATGTCGTTTGTGGAGTAAAGCACTTTTTCATAGTCTTTTAGTGCCTCTTTTTGTCTGCCTATCTTGTAGAGATAATCAGCATAATCAAGCGCTGCAAGTTTTGTAAATTTTGAGTTTGCGTGCTCTTCGTTTAAGATATCAAGCATATATTTTGCATCACTTGCGATGCTATCTTTTAGGTAGGCTCTGGCGATCAGATATAGCACCTCTGGATAGTTTTCATCAGATGGGAATTTTCTGATCCAAGCCCTACCTTCACTTACGATGTCTTTTGGCTCGATCTCTTCAAACTCATTTTTTGTCTCAAAAATTTTATCAAGAGCCCTTAGACGAAATAGTAAAAATTCACTTGAAAAAAGGCTATTTGGATGCCTTTTTATTGCTGTTTGAGTATCTTTTACTACATTTTCATAAGCGCCCTTTTCATAAGCTCTTTTTATACTTATGTAGATATCAATGTCATTACTATCAAGCCCAGCAATAGGAGCTTTGTTAAGATCAAGCGCTCCGATACTAGGATTTAGCATATCTTTAAAATCAGGTTTAAAATTTAGCCCAGACTTTCTTTTGCTATTTTCACTGAGCGAAGTATCTATAATTATGCTAAAGTGTTTTGAAATGGTTGTTTTTGGGCTATCTTGTACGTTTTGGCTACTATAAAGCTCAGTTTTTATATTTAGCAGTTTTGACGGTGCTTTTGGCATTATGACGATAAAAAGCTTGCCATCTTGCTTTTTATATTTTATATCCATTAATGGCAGTGTCGTATCTTCAATTTTTGGCAAAATTTCATCATCAAGCATGCAGACATAGCGTTTGGTATCGTAAGCTAAAATTTGCTCCACGCATTCAAATTCTTGCTCATCGCTTAGCTGAAGAACGCTATAAGGTTTATCACCATTTGCGCCGCTATTTAGGCTAAGATTAAAAGCGGTTAGATAAAGCGGAAAAAATAAAATAATTAAGAGCTTTTTCATGCCGCAATTATAGTTAAATTTTCTAAAATCCTGAAGCAAAGACAAAATGCTCAATAAATTCCAAAATCGCTCCAGAAAATAAAAATGAAAAGGCCGTTCCAGCTACTGCAATGCCAACAATTACTTTTAGCGCCATCGAGATATTTGCGGTGTAGAGATTTTTATCTTTTACGATCGGCTCTTTTAGAAACATAAAGACGATTAGCTTTAAATAGTAATAAATCGCAATGGCAGAATTTATCATGATAATGACGCTAAGTACGACGTAATCAGACTTGATAAGCGATGAGATAAGCACCATCTTGCCCCAAAAGACGCTAAAAGGCGGTATGCCAGCAAGGGCGATCATGAAAATTCCCATTATAACTGCGTAGCTTGGTAAAATTTTTATAAGCCCTGAAAATTTCTCAAATGGATGCTTAAAGCGCTTGTCCCAGCAGACGACATCGTCGCACCTTGCCACCCAGAGCATAGAAAATGCGCCCAAATTTGCAAACAAAAACATAACCCAGTAAAAAAACAAGGCAACATTTGCCTCATGAGAATTTGCCACAAGCGCGCAAAGCACGACACCAGCGTGAGCTATGGAACTAAAAGCAAGCATCCTTTTTACGTCTTTTTGCACTAGTGCCATGATGTTTGCAAGGCTCATCGTAAGCACGGCGATGATGTAGAGCATATCTTTTATCCACAAAATTTGTGAGCCTTCAAGCATCGCAAAAATTCTTAACGCAACGATAAATGCTGCCACCTTTGGTACGATCGACATATAGCCTGCTAGTGGGGCATTTGAGCCCTCGTAAACGTCTGGTATCCATGTGTGAAAAGGTATGAGTGAGAGCTTAAAGCCAATAGCCGAGGCAATGAAAACACAGCCTAATAAAATGATCAAATTTTGATTTAGGCTAAGATCTTTTATCACAACACCGATACGGGCGATGTCTATTGAGTTTGTCGCTAGATAAAACATCGCTATCGCCATCGCAAAAAAGCCAGCCGAGAGCGAGCCCATAGCAAAGTATTTAATGGCAGCTTCTACGCTTTTTGCCTTGTTGTGAAGGGCGATTAGCGTATAGAGGCAAAGTGAGCTGATCTCAAGGCCTAAAAAGATGATGAGTAGGTTATTTGAGCTCACCATAAATAAAAATCCAGCTATCATAAACAAAAATAAAGCGTAATACTCGTAAATTTTATACTCAAAATACTCTTTTGTGCTAAGTGCAAGCGGGATAAAAAGAGCCGAGGCGATTAGGATGATGACTTGAGAGATGACCGAAACTCCATCAACTAAAAGCATATCCCAAAAGCTAAGGCTAAGACCGTTAAAATCAAGTATTAGGCCCACATTTACAAATATTGCGATGATACAAAATACGCAGTAGAAATTTCTTGAAAGATCTTTTTTTATGGTGCCAACGATTAAGATAAAAAGTGCAAAGATTATCATACTAAGCATCGGAGCAACCGAAGATAAAGAAATTTCTTTAAGGTCTAAAAAGGCTATTTCGTTCATAGTTTGCTCCCGCCATTTAAAGATAAAATCTTATCTTTTGTGTCGCTATTTACGGCTCTAGTTTGCATTTTATTTATTATATTTTGCACGCTTGGCTCAAGTGGCTTTAGGATCAAATTTGGTGCAACACCAAGAGCGATTATGAGTAAGCAAAGCGGCACAAGAGCGGCTAACTCTTTGAAATTTAGATCCTTTAGGCTTAAATTTTTCTCCTTGCACTCGCCAAAAAATACTCTTTTATAAAGTACTAGCATATAAACAGCGCCCACGATGATGCTAAAGCCACCAAGTAGCGCAAAGAGCTTATTTAGCTTAAAGATGCCAAGCAGGCTCAAAAACTCGCCCACAAAGCCAATGGTTAGTGGCAGGCCGATACTTGCAAGTGTTGCTATAAAAAATATAAGCGCATACTTTGGCATCACCTTAGCAAGGCCGCCAAATTCGCAAATTTCTTTGGTATGAACTCTTTCGTAGATGATGCCAACTAACAAAAATAGCGCGCCGCTTACGATACCGTGGCTTATCATCAAAAATATTGAGCCACCAAGGCCTATTAAATTTAGTGAAAATATGCCAAGCATGATGACACCCATGTGTGAAATGGAGCTATAAGCGATCACTTGTTTCATATCGCTTTGTGCGTAGGCAACGAGGGCTGCGTAGATGATCATAATGATGGCTATGACGCAGACAAAGCCACTTAAAAGTAGGCTCGCATCTGGAAAAAGTGGGAGCGAAAATCTCACAAAGCCATAAGTACCCATCTTTAAAAGCACACTAGCAAGCAGTACCGAGCCGATAGTTGGAGCCTGCCCGTGCGCGTAAGGTAGCCACGTGTGAAATGGAAATAGCGGAGTTTTCACACCAAAGGCAAAGAAAAACGCTAAAAATAGCCAAATTTGAGCGCTTTGCCCGATACCAAGCTTATACCAATCAAGCAGATTAAAGCTAAAGACGCCGCTTTTTTGATAGCACAAATAGCCGATAAAGATGATCGCTACTAGCATAAAGACAGAGCCTAAAAATGTATAGATGAAAAATTTAATCGCAGCGTAAATTCTATTTTTACTGCCAAATGCGCCGATGATGTAAAGTAGCGGTATGAGGCTAAGCTCCCAAAAGCTATAAAACAAGATCATATCAAGCGCACTAAATACGCCCATCATCGTGCTCTCTAAAAATAGCACGCTAATAACAAGGTGCTTTAAATTTCCATCATTGCTAAGGGCTGCGATAGAGATGAAGCTCATAAATGCGCTAAGGACTATAAGCACAAGCGAAATGGTGTCGATGCCGACAAAATAGCTGATATTTAGGCTTTGTATAAGCTGGACTTGATGCGTTAGAACAAAGTCATAACCCTGAAAATCGACATTTACGCAGATAAAAATGGCAAGCAAAAGCTCAATTAACGCGATACTTGCTCCATAAAATTTGATGCTTTTATTTTCTATCAAAAAGCCAAGTATTGCGCTTATTGCTGGGAAAAATATGATGACACTTAGCATTATTTGGCTCCGTTTAATAAAAATATAAAGCTTAAAAGCAAGGCAAATCCTGCGACCATAAATCTAAGCATAATGCTTAAGTCGCCGCTTTGCATTTTGTTTGCTAAAAATGCAAATTTATTTAGTGCTATCGCGACTAGATCGACACTACGATCGATTATCATCTCATCAATCTTTTTACAAATTTGTGAGATCAAAATGTAGCCATTTATAAAAAATTTCTCATAAAATTTTGGGATAAAGTAGGCACTTTGCAAAATTTTATAAATTCTACTCTCACAAATGTTCTCTTTAAAAATTTCTTTTTTATAGGCAAATACAGCAAAGCCAGCACTTGTTAGCACTAGACCAAGTGTTAAAATAAGTAAAAAAATTTCGCTGCCGTGAGATAAATTTAGTGAAAAATCTTTTAAGCTTTTTTCTAAAAACTCACTAAAGTTGCTCCAAAAAAAGCCACTTATGGCTGAGAGAATTCCAAGTACACCCATGCCAGCTAGCATATAGTTTTTAGCTTCATGCGCGTGTTTCTCGCTCTTTGGCTTTGTAAAAAAGACTAGCATAACGAGCCTAAAGCTATAAAATGCTGTAAGCACAGCACCAAAGAGCAAAATGATCCATAAAAATTTATTTTCACTAAAGGCGACTTCTAAAATTTTATCTTTTGAAAAAAAGCCAGCAAATGGATAAAAGCCAGCTAGTGCGCAGCTTGCGATGATAGAAAGAAGCGCGGTTGGCTTCATAAATTTATAAAGTCCGCCCATTTTTTTGATATTTAGCTCATCATTCATCGCGTGCATGACGTTGCCAGCGCATAAAAAGAGAAGTGACTTAAAAAATGCGTGCGTGACAAGGTGAAAAAGTGCGATCTTATAAGCGCCAAGACCAGCAGCTACGAACATATAGCCAAGCTGCGAAAGCGTCGAGTAGGCGATGATTTTTTTAAGGTCATTATGCACAAGCGCGATACTAGCCGCAAAAACTGCTACAAATGTGCCAAGGTAAGCGATAAAGTGCGATACTTCAGGCGCGTTTGTAAAGATAAAATTTGCACGTATGACTAGATAGACTCCAGCTGTTACCATGGTCGCAGCGTGGATGAGTGCTGAGACTGGAGTTGGTCCCTCCATGGCGTTTGCAAGCCAAGTGTGAAATGGAAACTGCGCGCTTTTACCCATGGCACCTATAAAAAGAAGTGTGGCGATGATGCCTAAATTTAGCCCACTAAAGTCGCTTCTGGCGTTAAAAACCTCGCTAAATTTAAGTGAGCCAAAGCTATAAAATATATAAAAAATGCCAACAAGCATCGCAAGGTCAGCCACTCTATTCATTATAAAGGCTTCGTTTGCAGCAATATTTGCACTAGCTCTTTTATACCAAAAGCCAATGAGTAGCCACGAGCAAAGTCCAACACCCTCCCAGCCGATGAAAAGTCCTATGAAATTATCGCTTGATACAAGGACGTTCATGCAAAAGACAAAGAGCCCAAGATAACTAAAAAAGCGGTTAAAGCTTGCGTCATCTTTCATGTAGCCAATGGAATAGATATGCACTACACTAGCTACTACACCCACAGTGCTAAGCATAACAAGGCTAATGGCGTCAAGATAGAAGCCAAAATTTAAATCCAGACCACCAAAATTTATAAACTCTTTTAGTGATAAATTTAGCGGTTCATCTATGCCAAGACTGGCTGCTAGCATAAGCGAAGCGGTTGTGCTAATAATCATGAGAAGTGAGCAAAAAACACCAAGTAAAAAATTTTTACTGCTATGTGAAAAAAGTCCAGAAACGATAAAGCTAAGAAGCGGAAAAAATAGTGAAATACAAAATAAAATCATCTCTTAGCCTTTCATATTTGTCATCGACTCTAAACTGATGCTGCCAGTCTTTTTATACCAAAGTACGAGTAGCCCTAGTCCCACGGCGACCTCGCTAGCTGCGATGGCTACTATAAAAAATGCGATGATCTGCCCAGTTAGGTCAAAGTAGTATTTTGAGATGGCAGCGAGTGCTATGTTTGCTGAATTTAGTAAAATTTCACTTGAGAAAAATAGCATGATCAAATTTCTTCTTCGCATTATGCCAACTAGCCCTATGACAAAGACCAGACTTACAAGGATGAGGTAGTGAGTAAGCCCTATCATAGCATCTCCTCTAGCGTATTTTTAGTATTTAGATCTTTATGTATCAAAATAATGCCAGCAACCATTGCCACAAGAAGCATTACAGCACACATCTCAAAAGCGATCAAATACTTGCTAAAAAGAAAAATTCCAATAGCCTCGATATTGCCAAGCTCGCTAGCAATAGGACTTAATCCATCAAATTTTGCACCATAAATAGGAGCTAAAAATATAAATATCAAAAGAAGCGCTATAAAACTACTTAAAAGATAGATGGTGATCTTTGCTTTTTTGTTACTTTTTGGCTCACACTCTTTACTGCTGTCAAAAAACATCATCGCAAATGCATATAAAACGACCACAGCACCTGTGTATACGATGATCTGCACTACGCCTAGAAATTCTGCTCCAAGTAAGAAAAATATAGCCGAGATAAAGACCATGCCAGCAGCTAGCGCAGAGACTGCATTTAGTGCATTTTTACAAAATACGCTAAAAGAAAAACTAACTAAAACCAAGGCACTAAAAAGATAAAATGCAAAGCTCTCATACATCTTTTGCCCTTTTAAAATTTATACTACTCATCACTTTTTGTCTCATTTTCATTTTCGCTTATAAATGCATTTGACGTCTTTTTAATTAAGCTATCAGCATTTTTAGGAAGTGCGCCATAGCCTTCAAACTCGCTTTGATCTTTTAAAAATTTATCCTTTGTCAAAAACTCATCTTTTGTGCCAAATATAATCCTACTCTCGCTAGCAACTTCGTACTCTTGTCCGCAAACTATCGCAAGCTCAGGGCAAACATCAGCGCAAAATCCACAATACACGCATCTACTTAAATTTATCGAGTAGCTTGCGACCTTTTTGCGGCCATCTTCGCCAAGTGAAGTCTTCATCGAAATGCAGTTGCTAACGCAAATTTTCTCACATAACCCGCACCCAATGCAACGTTCATTTTCACTTTCAACAAATTTCAAAAGCTTGTGAATACCCCTATATCTAGCATTTAGCTCCATCTTTTGCATAGGGTATTTTAAAGTATGTGACTTGCTAAAGAGCATCTGCTTTATCGTGACTTTTAGTCCGATTAAAAGATCAGGCTTAAATGTGATAGCGATGAAGTGCTTAAATTTATCAAATGCACTCTTTGGCTTTAACTTTTCATCTATTAAAATATATTTTTTCTCACTCATTTTTCGCCTTAGATTAGTAGCATAAAGCCAGTGATTACGATATTTAAAATTCCAAGCGGAAGCAAAATTTTCCAGCAAAATGCACTTAACTGATCAACTCTTAAATGTGCCCATGAAGCCCTTACCCAAAGAAAAAAGAAAAAGACAATGCTTGATTTTAAGATGATCATCAAAGCACCTGGGATAAATAAAAATTCGTTAAATCCACCTAAAAATAAAATCGTAATGATGATGCTAGCAGCGATCATATTTGTGTACTCGCCGATGAAAAACATCGCCCATCTCATTCCGCTATACTCGGTGCCATAGCCTGCTACTATCTCTGTTTCGTTTTCTGTTAAGCAAAATGGCGTTCTGTTGCACTCCACGAAGCTTGCTATTAAAAAGAGTAAAAAGGCAAGGGGCTGCTTGAATATAAGCCAGCCAAAAATTCCTTTTTGATAGTTGTTTATATCCACAAGTGAGAGTGAGCTAGTTACCATTACGACGCTTAAAAGAGCCATGCCAGCGACTATTTCGAAACTAAGAAGTGAGACTACTGCGCGAGCTGCACTAATTAATGCAAATTTATTATAGCTTGCAAGACCTGCTGCAAGTGGAGAAAAGACGCAAACTGAAGCAACACCAGCGATGTATAAAATACCAACATTAATATCTGAGAGAATCGGACGTAATGTATGTCCAAAAATTTCAAACTCAGGCAAAAACGGCACAGGTGCAAGCGCTGCAAATGCGGCAATAGCTGATATTAGTGGCGCTATTAAAAAGATAAATTTATTCGTATTTGCTGGTACGATGTCCTCTTTTGTAAAGAGTTTTATCATGTCAGCTACTATCTGTAAAATTCCAGCAGGTCCCACCATATCAGGTCCAACGCGGCGCTGCATGTAGGCTAGTACCTTTCTCTCAGCATAAGTTGCTAGTCCTGCAAGGCTTGCCATGACG is from Campylobacter concisus and encodes:
- a CDS encoding tetratricopeptide repeat protein, which encodes MKKLLIILFFPLYLTAFNLSLNSGANGDKPYSVLQLSDEQEFECVEQILAYDTKRYVCMLDDEILPKIEDTTLPLMDIKYKKQDGKLFIVIMPKAPSKLLNIKTELYSSQNVQDSPKTTISKHFSIIIDTSLSENSKRKSGLNFKPDFKDMLNPSIGALDLNKAPIAGLDSNDIDIYISIKRAYEKGAYENVVKDTQTAIKRHPNSLFSSEFLLFRLRALDKIFETKNEFEEIEPKDIVSEGRAWIRKFPSDENYPEVLYLIARAYLKDSIASDAKYMLDILNEEHANSKFTKLAALDYADYLYKIGRQKEALKDYEKVLYSTNDIDLASRTALSLADANIDKEKFDEAKKFILKIANANEKFFMNNPTKSMNLATTFASKDMPDVAAKIYEILINNSDRTKDFYEVALKNLALNLAKTKDEKKAYEYLNRYETEFKYGDYIDEVTKAKDGLFFEEKDKNATALHARYKELIEKYAGTNISQKALISELELDIKERKFSDALSYKTMAKDGNLSRAMELINEAALELTKEYFIKDDCTAVINLLENYDINKISLPQFKLFNCYYRTARYNDALELAKAHAKDENLEDRVEWLVNLSKILYKNKDYEHAIIAANDALSLGSSVEYSDPTPSLFDRFYSLLALKRFTEAISTISAIEQLRGQDFKIIEAYTAISDYAMKSNDYAIATTYAKKALELQTKAKINTFSPKINFNYSEASLKTDNLGEALDEAKFILNMKLEPEDRLHALNLISEIYIRQKQFKLARPYLNECSDSNFVSPYKDACKAKLDMIGKN
- the nuoN gene encoding NADH-quinone oxidoreductase subunit NuoN, producing MNEIAFLDLKEISLSSVAPMLSMIIFALFILIVGTIKKDLSRNFYCVFCIIAIFVNVGLILDFNGLSLSFWDMLLVDGVSVISQVIILIASALFIPLALSTKEYFEYKIYEYYALFLFMIAGFLFMVSSNNLLIIFLGLEISSLCLYTLIALHNKAKSVEAAIKYFAMGSLSAGFFAMAIAMFYLATNSIDIARIGVVIKDLSLNQNLIILLGCVFIASAIGFKLSLIPFHTWIPDVYEGSNAPLAGYMSIVPKVAAFIVALRIFAMLEGSQILWIKDMLYIIAVLTMSLANIMALVQKDVKRMLAFSSIAHAGVVLCALVANSHEANVALFFYWVMFLFANLGAFSMLWVARCDDVVCWDKRFKHPFEKFSGLIKILPSYAVIMGIFMIALAGIPPFSVFWGKMVLISSLIKSDYVVLSVIIMINSAIAIYYYLKLIVFMFLKEPIVKDKNLYTANISMALKVIVGIAVAGTAFSFLFSGAILEFIEHFVFASGF
- a CDS encoding NADH-quinone oxidoreductase subunit M, coding for MLSVIIFFPAISAILGFLIENKSIKFYGASIALIELLLAIFICVNVDFQGYDFVLTHQVQLIQSLNISYFVGIDTISLVLIVLSAFMSFISIAALSNDGNLKHLVISVLFLESTMMGVFSALDMILFYSFWELSLIPLLYIIGAFGSKNRIYAAIKFFIYTFLGSVFMLVAIIFIGYLCYQKSGVFSFNLLDWYKLGIGQSAQIWLFLAFFFAFGVKTPLFPFHTWLPYAHGQAPTIGSVLLASVLLKMGTYGFVRFSLPLFPDASLLLSGFVCVIAIIMIIYAALVAYAQSDMKQVIAYSSISHMGVIMLGIFSLNLIGLGGSIFLMISHGIVSGALFLLVGIIYERVHTKEICEFGGLAKVMPKYALIFFIATLASIGLPLTIGFVGEFLSLLGIFKLNKLFALLGGFSIIVGAVYMLVLYKRVFFGECKEKNLSLKDLNFKELAALVPLCLLIIALGVAPNLILKPLEPSVQNIINKMQTRAVNSDTKDKILSLNGGSKL
- the nuoL gene encoding NADH-quinone oxidoreductase subunit L, with protein sequence MILFCISLFFPLLSFIVSGLFSHSSKNFLLGVFCSLLMIISTTASLMLAASLGIDEPLNLSLKEFINFGGLDLNFGFYLDAISLVMLSTVGVVASVVHIYSIGYMKDDASFNRFFSYLGLFVFCMNVLVSSDNFIGLFIGWEGVGLCSWLLIGFWYKRASANIAANEAFIMNRVADLAMLVGIFYIFYSFGSLKFSEVFNARSDFSGLNLGIIATLLFIGAMGKSAQFPFHTWLANAMEGPTPVSALIHAATMVTAGVYLVIRANFIFTNAPEVSHFIAYLGTFVAVFAASIALVHNDLKKIIAYSTLSQLGYMFVAAGLGAYKIALFHLVTHAFFKSLLFLCAGNVMHAMNDELNIKKMGGLYKFMKPTALLSIIASCALAGFYPFAGFFSKDKILEVAFSENKFLWIILLFGAVLTAFYSFRLVMLVFFTKPKSEKHAHEAKNYMLAGMGVLGILSAISGFFWSNFSEFLEKSLKDFSLNLSHGSEIFLLILTLGLVLTSAGFAVFAYKKEIFKENICESRIYKILQSAYFIPKFYEKFFINGYILISQICKKIDEMIIDRSVDLVAIALNKFAFLANKMQSGDLSIMLRFMVAGFALLLSFIFLLNGAK
- the nuoK gene encoding NADH-quinone oxidoreductase subunit NuoK gives rise to the protein MIGLTHYLILVSLVFVIGLVGIMRRRNLIMLFFSSEILLNSANIALAAISKYYFDLTGQIIAFFIVAIAASEVAVGLGLLVLWYKKTGSISLESMTNMKG
- a CDS encoding NADH-quinone oxidoreductase subunit J, which codes for MYESFAFYLFSALVLVSFSFSVFCKNALNAVSALAAGMVFISAIFFLLGAEFLGVVQIIVYTGAVVVLYAFAMMFFDSSKECEPKSNKKAKITIYLLSSFIALLLIFIFLAPIYGAKFDGLSPIASELGNIEAIGIFLFSKYLIAFEMCAVMLLVAMVAGIILIHKDLNTKNTLEEML
- the nuoI gene encoding NADH-quinone oxidoreductase subunit NuoI, which gives rise to MSEKKYILIDEKLKPKSAFDKFKHFIAITFKPDLLIGLKVTIKQMLFSKSHTLKYPMQKMELNARYRGIHKLLKFVESENERCIGCGLCEKICVSNCISMKTSLGEDGRKKVASYSINLSRCVYCGFCADVCPELAIVCGQEYEVASESRIIFGTKDEFLTKDKFLKDQSEFEGYGALPKNADSLIKKTSNAFISENENETKSDE
- the nuoH gene encoding NADH-quinone oxidoreductase subunit NuoH; this encodes MSETLFFVLSTIIKAVVILAVMASLAGLATYAERKVLAYMQRRVGPDMVGPAGILQIVADMIKLFTKEDIVPANTNKFIFLIAPLISAIAAFAALAPVPFLPEFEIFGHTLRPILSDINVGILYIAGVASVCVFSPLAAGLASYNKFALISAARAVVSLLSFEIVAGMALLSVVMVTSSLSLVDINNYQKGIFGWLIFKQPLAFLLFLIASFVECNRTPFCLTENETEIVAGYGTEYSGMRWAMFFIGEYTNMIAASIIITILFLGGFNEFLFIPGALMIILKSSIVFFFFLWVRASWAHLRVDQLSAFCWKILLPLGILNIVITGFMLLI